The bacterium BMS3Abin11 genome contains the following window.
TAATAGCGAATTACCGGGCAACCATCTTAGTCAGACAGATATAAAAACTGTTATTGACCGTGTCTCTGCAAACCTTTCCCAGGAAAGTATAGAGCTGGGCTTGCTTGAAAGTATCATGCTGGACAAAGACCTGAAACAGTCTTTGGACCCAAAAGGCTGGCCAGTAAAAAGAGGATATATTTCTTCTTTATATGGGTATCGCAGTGACCCCTTCACTGGTAAAAAGGCCTTCCACAAAGGTGTTGATATACCTTCAGCCAAGGGTACGCCTATCTATGCGCTGGCAGCAGGCATGGTAACCTATGCCGGGAAAAAGAATGGCTTTGGCAATATAGTTGAAATTGACCATGGTAATGGCTATTCGACTCTTTATGCCCATATATCAAAAATCATGGTTAGCACTGGTGACCGCATAGATCAGGATCAGGTTATTGCCCAAATAGGCTCTACCGGTCGTTCAACTGGTCCGCACCTTCATCTTGAAATGTTTAAAGATGGCCGCAGATTTAATCCTCGCAAGCGGCTGTATACAGCCCGTAAAGCAAAAGAAAATTGATATTTTGCAGTTTGTCTCAGAAATAAAGGGGTCGGAGTCGTGCTTCGACTCCGACCCCTTTATTTCCAGGTAGAAAACAGTAGACTTAACAAAGAATGATCAGTGCAAATATCTTATTTTGACTGTCATTCACGATCATCCAAAGTAGGAATACACCTTGTTTAAAAAGATTTTTGGTAGCCGCAATCAGCGACTGATTAAAAAATTTAACAAATCTGTTGATCAGATTAATACCCTCGAGTCTTCAGTTGAATCACTTGATGATGCTGCCCTGCTAGCGAGAACCGATGAATTCCGCAAGCGTTACAAGGATGGTGAGTCGCTTGATGCGCTGTTGCCTGAGGCGTTTGCAACAGTAAGAGAAGCGGCCAGGCGTTCACTGGGTATGCGGCACTTTGATACACAGCTAGTTGGTGGCATGGTATTGCACAATGGGAATATTGCCGAAATGCGGACGGGTGAAGGTAAAACACTGGTTGCTACACTGTCTGTCTATCTGAATGCAATACCGGGTGATGGCGTACATGTTATTACTGTAAATGATTATCTGGCCAGGCGCGATGCGGAATGGATGGGTAAAGTCTATAATTTTCTCGGTTTATCTGTTGGCGTCATCTATTCTGGCCAGCCCGCGGAAGAGAAAAAAGCGGCCTATGCCTGTGATGTCGTTTACGGTACAAACAATGAATATGGCTTTGACTATCTTAGAGATAATATGGCCTTTCAGCCAGATGAAAGAATGCAGGGCAGACTTGCATTTGCCATTGTTGATGAAGTGGACTCCATCCTGATAGATGAAGCACGCACGCCACTTATCATTTCGGGGCCGGCAGAAGGTAGCAGCGAGCTTTATATCAGTATAAATCGGATTATCCCGTCGATGATAAAACAGGAGAGCGAGGATGGCCCGGGAGATTACTCGGTTGACGAGAAGTCGAAGCAGGCATTTCTGACAGAAGAAGGCCACGAGCATGCTGAAAATTTACTTGTGGAAGCAGGGATGTTGTCCGAGGGTAGCAGCCTGTATGATGTCAGTAATATTAGCCTGCTGCATCATCTGAATGCGGCATTAAGAGCCCATACGCTTTTCCAGCGTGATGTTGATTACATCGTGAAGAATGATGAGATTATTATTATTGATGAATTCACCGGTCGTATGATGCAGGGCAGGCGCTGGTCGGATGGTCTCCATCAGGCAGTGGAGGCAAAGGAAGGGGTTAAGATTCAGGAGGAAAATCAAACCCTGGCATCGATTACTTTCCAGAATTACTTTCGTTTATACGACAAATTGTCCGGTATGACGGGTACTGCTGATACCGAAGCCTACGAATTTCATCAGATATATGGGCTGGAAGTAATCGTTATACCGACCAATATGCCAGCAATGCGAGATGATTTCGGCGACCAGATTTTCCGTACCGTAGAAGAGAAATATCAGGCAATTATTGAAGATGTGAAGGATTGTAAAAAGCGAAGCCAGCCAGTGCTAGTGGGTACAGCTTCCATCGATTCCTCCGAACACATCTCCAACCTGCTGACGAAAGCCGGTGTAAAACACGAAGTGCTGAACGCCAAGCAGCATGAGCGTGAAGCATATATAATTGCCCAGGCAGGTGCTCCAGCTTCGGTGACCATTGCAACCAATATGGCGGGCCGTGGAACGGATATCGTTCTTGGAGGCAACCTGGAAATGGAACTGGCTGAGGTCGATAATGAGTCGGATACAGCTGACATAAAGGAAAAATGGCAGGAGCGTCATAATGCGGTCATCAAATCCGGTGGTTTACACGTAGTTGGTACTGAACGTCATGAATCACGCAGGATAGACAATCAACTACGTGGTCGATCAGCTCGTCAGGGTGACCCGGGTTCAACGCGCTTCTATCTTTCTTTACAAGATAATTTAATGCGTATCTTTGCCTCAGAGAAAGTATCGTCCATCATGCAGAAACTGGGTATGGAAGAAGGCGAGGCCATTGAACATCCCTGGGTATCGAAAGCAATTGAAAATGCCCAGCGCAAGGTAGAAGGTCGGAACTTTGATATTCGCAAGCAACTGCTTGAATATGATGACGTGGCAAACGAACAGCGGAAAGTTATCTACAAACAGCGCAATGATCTGATGAATATAGATGATATCTCGGAAAATATCGCTAAAATTCGTCATGATGTCGTAGAGAGTGAAATCTCCAGTTACGTTTTTCCCGGCAGCATGCCAGAGCAGTGGGATCTTGAGCATCTTGAAGAAGATCTTGAAGGAGAATTCGGTCAACAGCTGCCACTGCGCCAGTGGATGGAAGAGGACGACGAGCTGCACGAGGAAATGCTACGGGAACGGGTTCATGTGGCTATTGATAAGACCTATCAGGAGAAGCGTGAAGCCTATGGCAGTGATGTGATGAACCATCTTGAGAAAGCCATCACCCTGCAGGTGCTTGATAGTCACTGGAAAGACCACCTTGCATCAATGGATCATTTGCGACAGGGCATCGGCCTGCGTGGATATGCACAAAAAGATCCCAAGCAGGAATATAAGCGCGAAGCCTTTGAAATGTTTACTTCTATGCTTGAGCGTATCAAACATGAAATTACGACACTGCTTGCCCGTGTTCAGTTACGTGAAGAAAATGAAGTGGCTGAGATGGAAGCGAATATGCAACAACAGCAGCAACAGCAGGCAATGGAATTCAACCATCCTGATGTGAATGCCACTCCCTCTGAGGCACCACAGGCCGTTGATTCAAAGGAGGCGCATACTCCATTTGTCAGAAAGGAAAAGAAGATTGGCCGTAATGAGCCATGTCCCTGTGGTTCAGGGAAGAAGTACAAGCAATGCCATGGGAAAATTGCCTAGTATATTTTCTCAATGACAATCTATCCCGTAAAAGGAATTCGGTTAGCCACAGCGGCAGCAGGCATCCGTTATAGAGACAGAGATGATCTTGTCATTATTGAATGTCAGGCAGGATCCAGTTGTGCGGCTGTTTTTACCCAGAATAAATTTTCTGCTGCACCTGTTCAATTAGCAAAAGCACACATCACACAATCTATGCCACGGGCATTACTGGTTAATTCCGGCAATGCGAATGCTGGTACGGGTGAAAAAGGCATGAAGAATGCTGTCCAGTGTTGTGAGTTGTTGGCAGGAATGCTTGGCTGTGATGTATCAGAAGTTCTGCCATATTCTACTGGTGTAATCGGGGAACAAATACCTGTAGAGGCATTTGAAACAGCAATCCCAGGCTGTGTGAAGAGTTTCGGTGCAGATGCCGATGCCTGGGCGCGTGCAGCAAAGGCAATAATGACTACTGATACAGTACCAAAACTGTTGTCGAAGAAGATAGACATAGCTGGATGTGAAATAAGTATCACCGGCATGGCAAAAGGGGCCGGCATGATTCGTCCTGATATGGCGACCATGCTTGCCTTCATTGCCACCGATGCGGTAATAGAGCAAACCGCACTTCGACAATTACTAAACAAGGCCATAGCTATTTCATTTAATCGTATTACCGTTGATGGTGACACATCGACCAATGATGCCTGCACCTTGCTGGCCAGCGGAGCGGTGGATATGGAACCTGTAGTGGCTGGTAGCACAGAATACGCTCAATTTTCCACTGTTTTGACTACACTGATGCAGGATCTGGCACAGGCTATCATTCGTGATGCAGAAGGTGCGACCAAATTCATCACCATCAATGTTGCCGGGGGTAAATCAGAAACGGATTGCCTCGCTGTTGCCTATACCGTCGCCGAATCACCTCTGGTCAAAACGGCATTTTTTGCCTCTGACCCGAACTGGGGCCGCATACTGGCGGCAGTTGGCCGTGCACCCGTCAGTACACTGGACATTAGCCAGGTGAACATAATACTTAACGGTATTGCTATAGTCACAGCAGGAGAACCGGATTCAGCGTATACAGAAGAGGCAGGTATGCGGGCGGTAGCCGGTACTGATATTACAGTCGATATAGAATTGGGTAGTTCAGCAGAGATGGTAACTGTGTGGACATCAGATTTGAGCCATGAGTATGTTCGTATTAATGCGGAATACAGGACATAAAATACGGGTGGATCAAATAAAATTCCATATTTACAGATGGAATTAAAATTTTTGTAGGTGCGAATTCATTCGCACAAAAATGTATGGTTTTACTCTGTGTCCGAATAAATTCGGACCTACAATATATTTCTAATCAAGCAGAGATCCAGCCCTGTATTTCTCATCTAATTTTCTGACTTTTTGAAATAATGCATTTTGAGATCCATTATTTTCAATAATATCATCTGCTATTTTTATTCGTTCTTCGTCACTGGCCTGTGCCGCCATAATTGATTCGATCTGATCATCACTCAGGCCGTTACGTTGTTTAATCCATGCGACTCTTTTTTCCCTATCTGCGGTAACGACCAGCACGCGGTCTACAAGCTCGGTAAAGCTGGTTTCAACCAGCAGAGGGATAACGAGTATGCAGTAGGGAGAACGAACCTCCTGTATGGCCAGTTTCATGGCATCTCTTACTTCGGGATGGAGTATAGCTTCCAGTTTTTTGCGTGCAGTTTCATTTTTGAAGACCTTTTTAGCGAGAGCCTGCCGGTTAATGGTGCCATCGGCATTATGAATATCTTCACCAAAATGCTCAGTGATGGTATCAAAACTTTTCTGTCCCGGAACACTTATTTTATGAACAATTTCATCGGCATCGATGACGTCTATAGCAAGGGAAGAAAAATAATCCGCTACTGTCGTTTTGCCACTACCGATACCACCTGTCAGGCCAATGCGTAACATTGCATCAGTTACTGGAGACCTGCAAACTGCAGGTAGCCGTCTATTATTTCCTGACCCCAAAATAAGGCGATGAGTCCGGCAATAGACAAATAAGGGCCGAAAGGAATGGGCAGTTGCCTGTTACGGCCAAGTATCAAGATGCCCAGTATTCCTGTCACGGCACCTACCAGTGAAGATAATAGAATTACCAGTGGCAGCATCTGCCATCCCAGCCAGGCACCGATAAGAGCGAGCAATTTAAAATCTCCGTAGCCCATGCCTTCTTTTCCAGTAAGCAGCTTAAAGGCCTGGTAAAAAAACCATAACGACAGATAACCTGCAACTGCGCCGTATAGTGAAGATTGAATATCAGTAATGAGACCCTGGCTATTGACCAGTAGTCCCAGCCAGAGTATTGGCAGTAGCAGTGTGTCCGGTAGCAGTTTATGGTCGAAGTCAATAAAGCTTAATGCGATAAGACTCCAGACCAGGATGAGCAGAAAAGGCAGGGCAGGGGTGAGCCCAAATGACCAGGCGACCAGACCGCTCAGTATTGCTGTTAGGATCTCAATCGCCGGGTATCTTGGTGAAATGCGCGTGCTACATTCCGAGCACTTGCCACGCAAAAGAAGATAACTGAGTACAGGTATGTTCTCCAGCGCGGTAATCAGATGTCCACAACGTGGGCAGTGAGAACGTGAGGTGAAAATATTTTCTGGTGGAGCCGTTTCCTGGTTATCTGCGGACGATGACTCAATTTCGAGGAATTCTTTACACTCTGTGCGCCACTCATGCTGTAGCCTGAGTGGTATGCGATAAATAACTACATTGAGAAAGCTGCCAAAGAATAAACCCAATAGAGATATACTACTAATCAGGACAACATTATTTTCAAACAGGCTAAGGACGGCTTCAGCAAACATAAAAGCAGATGATTTCCAGAGGAATGGGGTTAGCCGCCGTCTATATTAAATTTAGAATACAGCAGCCATTTTGAAGATAGGCAGATACATCGCAACAACCATGGTGCCGATCAACCCGCCAAGGAAAATCATAATAAATGGCTCAAGCAGGCTAGTCATAGCATCCACCGCATCATCAACCTCCTGCTCATAAAAATCGGCGACTTTGTTTAACATGGTATCCAACTCACCGGATTCCTCACCAATTGCCACCATCTGCAGTACCAGGTTAGTAAACACACCTGTCTCCGCCATAGCCGGTTCCAGATGTGTCC
Protein-coding sequences here:
- the mepM_1 gene encoding murein DD-endopeptidase MepM — protein: MQIIIIPKSSGRVCQSCISSRSTWMLGVVLFLIFPLSVGGMAWYLADKFSATDNHSASERIAEQKQRLMALQQEVIDIKRRSEANLDALSLQLGRMQAESMRSNALGLRLAEMAGLDKREFDFSIEPAVGGTNSELPGNHLSQTDIKTVIDRVSANLSQESIELGLLESIMLDKDLKQSLDPKGWPVKRGYISSLYGYRSDPFTGKKAFHKGVDIPSAKGTPIYALAAGMVTYAGKKNGFGNIVEIDHGNGYSTLYAHISKIMVSTGDRIDQDQVIAQIGSTGRSTGPHLHLEMFKDGRRFNPRKRLYTARKAKEN
- a CDS encoding preprotein translocase subunit SecA, with amino-acid sequence MFKKIFGSRNQRLIKKFNKSVDQINTLESSVESLDDAALLARTDEFRKRYKDGESLDALLPEAFATVREAARRSLGMRHFDTQLVGGMVLHNGNIAEMRTGEGKTLVATLSVYLNAIPGDGVHVITVNDYLARRDAEWMGKVYNFLGLSVGVIYSGQPAEEKKAAYACDVVYGTNNEYGFDYLRDNMAFQPDERMQGRLAFAIVDEVDSILIDEARTPLIISGPAEGSSELYISINRIIPSMIKQESEDGPGDYSVDEKSKQAFLTEEGHEHAENLLVEAGMLSEGSSLYDVSNISLLHHLNAALRAHTLFQRDVDYIVKNDEIIIIDEFTGRMMQGRRWSDGLHQAVEAKEGVKIQEENQTLASITFQNYFRLYDKLSGMTGTADTEAYEFHQIYGLEVIVIPTNMPAMRDDFGDQIFRTVEEKYQAIIEDVKDCKKRSQPVLVGTASIDSSEHISNLLTKAGVKHEVLNAKQHEREAYIIAQAGAPASVTIATNMAGRGTDIVLGGNLEMELAEVDNESDTADIKEKWQERHNAVIKSGGLHVVGTERHESRRIDNQLRGRSARQGDPGSTRFYLSLQDNLMRIFASEKVSSIMQKLGMEEGEAIEHPWVSKAIENAQRKVEGRNFDIRKQLLEYDDVANEQRKVIYKQRNDLMNIDDISENIAKIRHDVVESEISSYVFPGSMPEQWDLEHLEEDLEGEFGQQLPLRQWMEEDDELHEEMLRERVHVAIDKTYQEKREAYGSDVMNHLEKAITLQVLDSHWKDHLASMDHLRQGIGLRGYAQKDPKQEYKREAFEMFTSMLERIKHEITTLLARVQLREENEVAEMEANMQQQQQQQAMEFNHPDVNATPSEAPQAVDSKEAHTPFVRKEKKIGRNEPCPCGSGKKYKQCHGKIA
- the argJ gene encoding arginine biosynthesis bifunctional protein ArgJ — translated: MTIYPVKGIRLATAAAGIRYRDRDDLVIIECQAGSSCAAVFTQNKFSAAPVQLAKAHITQSMPRALLVNSGNANAGTGEKGMKNAVQCCELLAGMLGCDVSEVLPYSTGVIGEQIPVEAFETAIPGCVKSFGADADAWARAAKAIMTTDTVPKLLSKKIDIAGCEISITGMAKGAGMIRPDMATMLAFIATDAVIEQTALRQLLNKAIAISFNRITVDGDTSTNDACTLLASGAVDMEPVVAGSTEYAQFSTVLTTLMQDLAQAIIRDAEGATKFITINVAGGKSETDCLAVAYTVAESPLVKTAFFASDPNWGRILAAVGRAPVSTLDISQVNIILNGIAIVTAGEPDSAYTEEAGMRAVAGTDITVDIELGSSAEMVTVWTSDLSHEYVRINAEYRT
- the coaE gene encoding dephospho-CoA kinase, which translates into the protein MLRIGLTGGIGSGKTTVADYFSSLAIDVIDADEIVHKISVPGQKSFDTITEHFGEDIHNADGTINRQALAKKVFKNETARKKLEAILHPEVRDAMKLAIQEVRSPYCILVIPLLVETSFTELVDRVLVVTADREKRVAWIKQRNGLSDDQIESIMAAQASDEERIKIADDIIENNGSQNALFQKVRKLDEKYRAGSLLD
- the outO gene encoding type 4 prepilin-like proteins leader peptide-processing enzyme codes for the protein MFAEAVLSLFENNVVLISSISLLGLFFGSFLNVVIYRIPLRLQHEWRTECKEFLEIESSSADNQETAPPENIFTSRSHCPRCGHLITALENIPVLSYLLLRGKCSECSTRISPRYPAIEILTAILSGLVAWSFGLTPALPFLLILVWSLIALSFIDFDHKLLPDTLLLPILWLGLLVNSQGLITDIQSSLYGAVAGYLSLWFFYQAFKLLTGKEGMGYGDFKLLALIGAWLGWQMLPLVILLSSLVGAVTGILGILILGRNRQLPIPFGPYLSIAGLIALFWGQEIIDGYLQFAGLQ